A segment of the Limnochordia bacterium genome:
ACCGGGTAGCCGCTCCAAAGAGCAACATGCTCTGGATCAAACCCCAAAGGACATGCAACCACCACCGGCACCGCTAGCGTTTTTAGTGCCCTCGCCAGTTCCCCCTGAAGACTATGCCAGCGGGACTTCTCCTTGGTATCGTAGTTAAGGAGTACCACCAAAACATCGAAAGCTTCCGCAAAACGACTCACCCGTATCCCTTCACTTCCCTTACCCGTGGATAAAGCATCACATATTGCCTGTGCCATCGCATCCGGGCTAGCGGACCATTCTGCAGAAACATCAACCAAGGTTGTGAGCCTCCCACCTGCAGCATCAATGCTTTTCTCAATTTTGGACCACGCGGGGCTTTTGCCAAGGGTTAGTACACCAATCCGCTGATCATGCAATCGGTTGGCAACCAAGGCCGCGGAGACTTCCCAAAAAGTATCCTCGAGAACGGACAGGTTCTCTTGGTACTTGGTCATCTCTTCCTTAAGTAGGGAGTTCTCGGCACGTACACCCTTTAGCTGAATCCGAAGTTCCTCGGTCAACTGGAACTGCTCATCAATCATTCCCTTATCTCCGGTGAGGAGAATCCCAATCAGTATCCCTAGCCCTAGACTGATGAAAATCCCCACTAGCGTAGCCACATGGTACCGAAAATCTACAATCATCTGATCACCTACCAAACAGTAGCAGCACACGCACCATGAACATGTGCGTAAGCTGCCGCAATGGTTCAAAAAGCATCCATAGGACAAGTAGTGGTAGCAATGCCGAAAACACCACACCCAAAGAATACCAGAACCGAGGTGGTCCACTGTACAGTTTGTTCACACCCTTGGCATCGATGAGGATCGGACCAACCTTCATCCGGACCAGCAACGTTGAGGCCATCCCGGGCCTGCCCTTTTCTAGAAAGTCAATGATGTTTGAGTGGGTACCTACCGCAACAATAAGGTCAGCACCCTCTTGATGGGCTAAGAGGAGAGCCAGATCTTCACTGGTACCAATCGCCGGAATGGTCTGTGCCGAAAGGCCCAGTTTCTTTATTCTGGCAAGTCCCGGGGCACCTCCGTCGGGATAAGCGTGAACCAAAAGCTGCGCTTTACCACTAAGGGCCCCATCACTGACACTATCCATATCTCCAACAATTAAGTCCGGCCGGTAGCCAAACTCAAGTAGCGCATCGGCACCACCATCCACGCCAATCAGGACCGGTTTCATTTCCCGAATGAATGGCGCTAGGGCAGCCAAGTCCTCTCGGTAGTCCCGTCCCCGCACAACTACAATCACTGGTTTTCCTTTAATTCGTACTTTCAATGGAGGGAGGGGTAACGGGGAGATCACCAACTGCTTCTCCACGCGGGCGTATTTTAAGGTATTATCCACAAAGGCCTCCAACTGACCAGCAAAGTTCAACTGAGCCTCCCGTTCCCGTTCGTTTACAAAATGATCATCGAGACAACGAATGCGGGCCAACCGTCTGCCACTTTGCATTAGTACATCATCAATGATGGTGATCAGGTGACCTTCCTGAATCTCATCGAACAGACCCGGTGCAGACACACAAACATCGTACAGGGGAATCTTCGAGTCAATTAAGCGTCTCGGGCCAGCATTAGGATATGTACCGGTTGAGGAGGGAGCAAAATTAACCACCGCCTTGGGTGTGCGGCGCACCAAAGCACTGGCAGATACTTCATCAATATCTGCATGCTTAATCACCGCAATGCAGTTTGCAGGCAGTCTTTGGATCAGATCCTTCGTTTTTGCGTCTTTATAGGCTTTTCCTACAAGTTTCACGATTTTAAAGCGCCCTCCACGTGTAAAGTACCTCCCATTCCACTAGTTATTATCCTGCAACGGGGGGCTTATCTATACACGAAAAGGTCTTTTAGTAGTTGCGCACAAGCAGAGAGACTAAAGAGGAGATGAAAGAAGAATTGGATGGACGACCGATTTCCGGGTCCATACCGGTCGCAGCAATTTGATTTAACATCGTTAAAC
Coding sequences within it:
- a CDS encoding copper transporter, which translates into the protein MIVDFRYHVATLVGIFISLGLGILIGILLTGDKGMIDEQFQLTEELRIQLKGVRAENSLLKEEMTKYQENLSVLEDTFWEVSAALVANRLHDQRIGVLTLGKSPAWSKIEKSIDAAGGRLTTLVDVSAEWSASPDAMAQAICDALSTGKGSEGIRVSRFAEAFDVLVVLLNYDTKEKSRWHSLQGELARALKTLAVPVVVACPLGFDPEHVALWSGYPVIFLDGIDTLLGQLALVHSLQQGQGVSMGLVDAGGVAKEMLAEFLLGNR
- the steA gene encoding putative cytokinetic ring protein SteA codes for the protein MKLVGKAYKDAKTKDLIQRLPANCIAVIKHADIDEVSASALVRRTPKAVVNFAPSSTGTYPNAGPRRLIDSKIPLYDVCVSAPGLFDEIQEGHLITIIDDVLMQSGRRLARIRCLDDHFVNEREREAQLNFAGQLEAFVDNTLKYARVEKQLVISPLPLPPLKVRIKGKPVIVVVRGRDYREDLAALAPFIREMKPVLIGVDGGADALLEFGYRPDLIVGDMDSVSDGALSGKAQLLVHAYPDGGAPGLARIKKLGLSAQTIPAIGTSEDLALLLAHQEGADLIVAVGTHSNIIDFLEKGRPGMASTLLVRMKVGPILIDAKGVNKLYSGPPRFWYSLGVVFSALLPLLVLWMLFEPLRQLTHMFMVRVLLLFGR